The following coding sequences are from one Sulfitobacter sp. HNIBRBA3233 window:
- the infB gene encoding translation initiation factor IF-2, which produces MSDSDGKSDGKKTLGLRGSGSRPGNVKQSFSHGRTKNVVVETKRKRVVVPKPGGQKPSGPGAGPVGDPSKRPAGITDAEMERRLKAVQAAKARETEEAAQREAEEKARAEDRERRRAEQEEKEREEREREEALKAKAEEEAQKVAEAEAAAQAAASPAAVEEKRTPNKSAPAQTPRKSERDREETNKKNRGTDNRRSGKLTVNQALAGGEGGRQRSMAQMKRKQERARQKAMGGPVEREKVVRNVNLPEAIVVSELANRMAERVGEVVKALMNNGMMVTQNQTIDADTAELIIEEFGHKVVRVSDADVEDVIKEVEDTEEELVGRPPVITIMGHVDHGKTSLLDAIRNAKVVAGEAGGITQHIGAYQVKTDNGAVLSFLDTPGHAAFTSMRSRGAQVTDIVVLVVAADDAVMPQTIEAINHAKAAKVPMIVAINKIDKPAADPDKVRTDLLQHEVIVEKMSGEVQDVEVSATTGQGLDDLLEAIALQAELLELKANPNRAAIGAVIEAQLDVGRGPVATVLIQNGTLRQGDIFVVGEQYGKVRALIDDQGNRVKEAGPSVPVEVLGLNGTPEAGDVLNVTETEAQAREIAEYREKAAKDKRAAAGAATTLEQLMANAKADENVSELPILVKADVQGSAEAIVQAMEKIGNDEVRVRVLHSGVGAITETDVGLAEASGAPIMGFNVRANASARNTANQKGVEIRYYSVIYDLVDDVKKAASGLLSNEIKENFIGYATIKEVFKVTGVGKVAGCLVTEGVARRSAGVRLLRDNVVIHEGTLKTLKRFKDEVPEVQSGQECGMAFENYDDIRPDDVIEIFEREEVVRTLT; this is translated from the coding sequence ATGAGCGATAGTGACGGCAAGAGCGACGGTAAGAAAACACTGGGTCTGCGCGGCAGCGGGTCGCGCCCGGGTAATGTAAAGCAAAGCTTTAGCCACGGGCGGACGAAGAACGTTGTGGTAGAGACCAAGCGTAAGCGGGTTGTCGTGCCCAAGCCGGGCGGCCAGAAACCTTCGGGTCCGGGCGCCGGTCCTGTCGGCGATCCTTCCAAGCGTCCCGCCGGTATCACAGATGCCGAAATGGAGCGTCGCCTGAAGGCGGTTCAGGCCGCCAAGGCCCGCGAAACGGAAGAAGCCGCACAGCGCGAGGCCGAGGAAAAGGCCCGCGCAGAAGATCGCGAGCGCCGTCGCGCCGAACAGGAAGAGAAAGAGCGCGAAGAGCGCGAGCGCGAAGAGGCGCTGAAAGCGAAAGCCGAGGAAGAGGCGCAGAAGGTCGCCGAAGCCGAAGCCGCCGCACAGGCCGCAGCCTCTCCTGCCGCTGTCGAGGAAAAGCGCACGCCGAACAAATCGGCCCCCGCGCAGACTCCGCGCAAGTCCGAGCGTGACCGCGAAGAGACCAACAAGAAGAACCGTGGCACCGACAACCGCCGCTCCGGCAAGCTGACCGTCAACCAGGCGCTCGCCGGTGGCGAAGGCGGACGCCAGCGTTCGATGGCCCAGATGAAGCGCAAGCAGGAGCGCGCCCGCCAGAAGGCAATGGGCGGCCCGGTCGAGCGTGAAAAGGTCGTGCGCAACGTCAACCTGCCCGAAGCGATTGTCGTGTCCGAACTGGCCAACCGTATGGCAGAGCGCGTCGGCGAAGTCGTCAAGGCGCTGATGAACAACGGCATGATGGTCACGCAGAACCAGACCATCGACGCGGATACCGCGGAACTGATCATCGAGGAATTCGGCCACAAGGTGGTCCGGGTCTCCGACGCCGACGTCGAGGACGTGATCAAGGAAGTGGAAGACACCGAAGAAGAGCTTGTCGGTCGTCCGCCCGTCATCACGATCATGGGTCACGTCGACCACGGCAAGACATCGCTTCTGGATGCGATCCGGAATGCCAAGGTGGTTGCCGGCGAAGCGGGCGGGATCACCCAGCACATCGGTGCCTATCAGGTGAAAACCGACAACGGCGCGGTTCTGTCGTTCCTCGACACACCCGGCCACGCGGCGTTTACGTCGATGCGGTCCCGTGGTGCACAGGTCACGGATATCGTTGTTCTGGTGGTCGCGGCGGATGACGCCGTGATGCCCCAGACGATCGAGGCGATCAACCACGCGAAAGCGGCCAAGGTGCCGATGATCGTGGCGATCAACAAGATCGACAAACCCGCTGCCGACCCCGACAAGGTGCGTACGGACCTGCTCCAGCACGAAGTGATCGTCGAGAAGATGTCCGGTGAAGTTCAGGACGTCGAAGTCTCCGCGACCACCGGTCAGGGTCTTGACGATCTGCTCGAGGCCATCGCGCTTCAGGCCGAGCTTCTGGAACTCAAGGCGAACCCGAACCGTGCGGCAATTGGTGCCGTGATCGAGGCGCAGCTTGACGTGGGCCGCGGCCCTGTCGCGACTGTTCTGATCCAGAACGGTACGCTGCGTCAGGGCGATATCTTTGTTGTGGGTGAGCAATACGGCAAGGTACGTGCGCTGATCGACGACCAGGGAAACCGAGTCAAGGAAGCCGGTCCGTCGGTGCCTGTCGAGGTTCTGGGCCTGAACGGCACACCGGAAGCGGGCGACGTTCTGAACGTGACCGAAACCGAAGCACAGGCGCGCGAGATCGCGGAGTACCGCGAGAAAGCGGCGAAGGACAAACGTGCCGCTGCCGGTGCCGCGACGACTCTCGAACAGCTGATGGCGAACGCCAAGGCCGACGAGAACGTGAGCGAACTGCCGATCCTCGTGAAGGCCGACGTTCAGGGCTCTGCCGAGGCGATCGTTCAGGCGATGGAGAAAATCGGGAACGACGAGGTGCGCGTGCGCGTGCTGCACTCCGGTGTGGGCGCGATCACGGAAACCGATGTCGGTCTGGCCGAAGCGTCGGGCGCGCCGATCATGGGCTTTAACGTCCGTGCGAACGCCTCTGCACGCAACACGGCCAACCAGAAGGGCGTCGAGATCCGTTATTATTCGGTCATCTACGATCTGGTCGACGATGTTAAGAAAGCGGCGTCGGGTCTCCTGAGCAACGAGATCAAGGAAAACTTCATCGGCTACGCGACGATCAAGGAAGTCTTCAAGGTTACTGGCGTCGGCAAGGTTGCCGGGTGTCTGGTTACCGAAGGTGTTGCGCGCCGGTCGGCCGGTGTGCGCCTGCTGCGCGACAACGTGGTCATCCACGAAGGGACGCTGAAGACCCTCAAGCGCTTCAAGGATGAAGTGCCCGAGGTCCAGTCAGGTCAGGAATGCGGGATGGCGTTCGAGAACTACGACGACATCCGTCCCGATGACGTTATTGAAATCTTCGAGCGTGAAGAGGTCGTTCGGACGCTTACCTGA
- a CDS encoding RNA-binding protein translates to MGRGGASKQRDDAERKCMATGEVQPKNGLIRFVVGPEGQAVPDIMGKLPGRGMWVAADRAALETAVKKKLFSRGAKQPVVVPDGLVEEVERQLARRVVDLISMQRKAGKAVAGYEKVKSWLQMEEAEVLIQAVDGSGRGKSKLSTPHYGTYIGCLTADELGLAFGRQTVIHGALASGGLTQRVVEEAQRLNGVRKNETGNGQSKG, encoded by the coding sequence ATGGGACGCGGCGGCGCCTCCAAACAGCGCGATGATGCAGAGCGCAAATGCATGGCCACCGGCGAGGTGCAGCCCAAGAACGGGCTGATCCGTTTCGTCGTTGGCCCGGAGGGGCAGGCCGTGCCCGACATTATGGGCAAGTTGCCCGGTCGGGGCATGTGGGTTGCGGCGGACCGCGCCGCGCTCGAGACCGCAGTGAAGAAGAAACTCTTTTCGCGCGGGGCCAAGCAACCTGTGGTTGTGCCCGACGGATTGGTCGAAGAAGTGGAAAGGCAGCTGGCGCGCCGTGTGGTGGACCTTATCTCGATGCAGCGGAAGGCCGGTAAGGCCGTCGCGGGATACGAGAAGGTCAAAAGCTGGCTGCAAATGGAAGAGGCCGAAGTGCTGATCCAGGCCGTAGATGGGTCGGGACGCGGCAAGTCGAAACTAAGCACGCCGCATTACGGCACCTACATAGGGTGTTTGACGGCGGATGAATTGGGTTTGGCATTCGGTCGTCAAACTGTGATACATGGGGCGCTCGCCTCTGGTGGACTCACGCAACGTGTAGTAGAGGAAGCCCAAAGATTGAACGGCGTGCGCAAAAACGAGACTGGCAACGGCCAGTCGAAAGGATAG